In Helianthus annuus cultivar XRQ/B chromosome 8, HanXRQr2.0-SUNRISE, whole genome shotgun sequence, a single genomic region encodes these proteins:
- the LOC110870020 gene encoding uncharacterized protein LOC110870020: protein MDNTISNYPVVIRGPGKLKVFVRMEVFDNQLYITTGWDRIKKKLSITDEHMLVFEMIDLHNFDMFVFNCSKNADLVLPPELYAAAVKEEIEEDVISISDAEDVDEVSNRTEANMLPVARNEETIPIVFRVDNHFRIKKHLAKKIGLDRKRCLKIVDAEGNVWDVQVGIEAPDGRFYIKNMKNFVKDKKMVPREEFTLKFVMGKGIFLFD, encoded by the exons ATGGACAATACCATCTCAAACTATCCAGTAGTTATTAGAGGTCCTGGAAAGCTTAAAGTATTTGTTCGAATGGAAGTTTTTGACAATCAGCTTTACATAACAACTGGATGGGATCGGATTAAGAAGAAATTGTCAATAACTGATGAGCATATGCTTGTGTTTGAAATGATTGATCTTCACAATTTTGATATGTTCGTTTTCAATTGTTCAAAGAATGCTGATTTAGTGTTGCCGCCGGAATTATATGCTGCTGCTGTTAAGGAAGAAATTGAAGAAGACGTTATTAGTATTTCTGATGCTGAAGATGTGGATGAGGTTAGTAATCGCACAGAAGCTAATATGCTCCCTGTAGCCAGGAATGAGGAAACTATTCCAATAGTTTTCCGTGTGGACAATCATTTT CGCATTAAAAAACATCTTGCTAAAAAAATTGGCTTGGATAGGAAGAGGTGTTTAAAGATTGTAGATGCTGAAGGTAATGTTTGGGATGTTCAAGTGGGAATCGAGGCTCCGGATGGTCGGTTTTACATAAAAAACATGAAGAATTTTGTGAAGGACAAAAAGATGGTTCCTCGTGAAGAATTTACCCTTAAGTTCGTGATGGGTAAAGGTATTTTCTTGTTTGACTGA